TTCGGTTGATCTCGGCCAATGCCACCGAAAACACAAATGCTTTCTCATCTGAGAGGTTGGCATAGATATCAACTTCTTTCTCAAACTTTTCTGGtcaaaaaacacaaaagaaaattaGTTAACAACATCCCCTGGTTAATAGAGAAAACCCATTGAGAAACATACATAATTTGCATGTGACAACAATAACCTTGGGCAATATATTAACATAATTTCTGTCTTCCACACAGGAGGAACCTGCATAGTGATATTTCTCCCTATAGATCAGCCGCTAAACCACAGACAGAGTCAGGGACACCATGATTTATTCATGGGTAAGAGGAGAGAGCAACCCTCTCTGTAAATCATTCATCCAAACACAAATCCCCCAGCTCTGTCCCAATACTGCACTAATCACCAGCCTTCTCATGTGACTGGAAAATACTGAAATATTACTAAAAGAGTCAGCACAAAACAATGAGGAATAACAAAGCTTAGGAAAGTATCTTGGAAACGCTTAGTATATCATAACTGCATCATGTCATTGAGTGTCACTGATAGAGACTTTTTATTATTGTAttacctttctcctcctcctgcttcttCAGCCCAACTGTCTTTGGCCTGCCCCGCCCTCTCCGGATCTGATCCGATTGGCTGTTGGAGCGGCATCGCCTTCTGTTCTCCATGTCATTGGTTGACGGAGAGTTGATCTTCTCTCTGCGAATTCTTTCAGTTCTCCTCCTCTTTGCATCCAACTTGTCTAAAGAcaagaaaaatatatttgaaaattgTATTAACACTAAAAATATGCAATATGGAAATGAAAGATTAATGTAAAGTAATGAATTGCCTTCAAATATGTCACAGTATCAAATGCATCATACATCCTAAGGACAAARCGTCTTATGCCAATGACTCCAGTTTAAATGTAtgttatggaacatttttgggaagGCTATATGGTATTAAACATCTTAGCCTCCACTTTTTCTCTCCTACCAACCCCCCTCTtccaacacaccaacaacaccgcCTTAAAACAACAACAGAATAGCTCCTCTCATATACAACACGATTCCACCAAAAGGAAGACGCTTGCATTCCCTTTTCGGTGATTCCAATGCATATCTAGCATCCGAGGTGTGCTGTTGCCTCAAAACCACTTTAAGTCATTGAATCAGTGGAGTGTTCTTATTACCAGAGCAGGAAGTAGGCCTCTATTTCATTAGGAGTTTCTGTCTAGTGGCCTTTTAAAAAGCCTTCCTCTTCAGAAATGTAAATGACCACATATGCTGCTTCCTCAGTGGTGTAGGCAGTGAGTGTGCACTCAGGAGTATTTAGGTTTCAAAACAAGGACTGATTGAAAGGGCCAGATAAAATAGTGATACAAATAGACAAATATTTGGTGCCCAAAAGAGTAATGCTTTATAACTGTGTAGCAACCCACTACTAATATMATATTAACATATTATTGCATAGTTTTTTAGTAACTCTGTAATATTTGCATAGCAATAGTATTGCTATTAAATTcaattgcttctacacctgcattgcttgctgtttggggttttaggctgggtttctgtacagcacttcgagatattagctgatgtacgaagggctatataaaataaaRttgatttgatttgaattgattgtTTCAAAGTCTGGACTAGGcctgaaaatatattttctacatcAACCACGTTTCTGCTATGTGAGAATACACACAACTTCGATATCTCCCAGGAATTCTAGCCTTATCAACAGCTTGCCCAAACAGGAACACACGTCCTCTTCAGACTGACAATAGTTTCATAAAATTGTGACATAATRAATAGTCTGAGAAaactattgcactccatactatAACATAAACATCATATACATAACTTACTACTTCKCCTTTTCCAAGGCTAAATTCTCATCAAGTCAAGAACAGATGATATTTAAAAAAGGGCACCGGAAAATAACAGTCTTATATAAATATGTTCCACTAAGGAATCATGAGTGAGCAKAAAATAAATACAACTATTAGCACTTTTATCCAGAAAAAAAAGGTTCAGTGCAACCTTAGTCTTCCTATTCAACAATAATAATGTTGTATTAGTGTCTGTTCAAAGTTACAAAGGAAGTARTCAAATTTAAACCTGAAAACCTGACACAGTCTACAGAAATTACAGCGAGGAGAGGCAAATTATAAACTATTTAAGGAGAGGGGGAAGCCAAAACCCACCCATTAAAAATCACAGTGCTGAAATTCAAGACCCCTTCCTCTTCAAATGGAACCAGTCTTCTCTGCCTTCAAGATACTTATTAACTACAATACCTCAAAGTTCATTCTGTATCATATGAAACTAATGAAATTGTATCATAAAGCGAGAGAAGATGTGAGTAATTCTACTCCATAAACTGTCTAATACTAAGTGTTTAATACAACAAAGTTCTCACAAAGGTATGTTGTGTTAACATTCCATTCATAACTTCAGGCACTGTGATAGCCTATACACGATGATTTCACCCCTACCcagatattatttttttaagtactAGCCTACAGTTAGCATTCAAATCACTCCATCTTTTAAAATCAAAACAGCAGCATTGTATTGGTTATCATTCTTTAAaggttgaaaaaaatatttgcagaaatgtgtttattatcAGGTAATAAAGTAGTACTAAGCTATTTAAGGTATTTCTATGACATATTCTTCAAAAAACTGATTGAAATAATTGCTTATATGTTACTGCATCTTTAAACAGTCTGTTTGGAGGGAGATGCAAGGCTATGGGCAGACAGTAGCACATTGATGACATGCACACGGGAAAAGCCCTCATTGGAATAAAACAGTGAACTAATATTCTGTAAACATGCTCAGATACACAGGCAGGCTTCTGTGTCCTATATCTATTTAATCCTTACACTTTCCACATTTGACAGGATCATAGCAGCATGAGCTGGCATTTAATGGGTTATATAACAATTCTGTATTCTAATTTATTTTCCTAATCACCTTTTGGAAATGGCTTAATCAAATCCTGTTAGATATCTGTATTCTGAAAATGTCAAATTTCATGAAAGACAACATGATCTAACTCTACAGCTAAATGTAAGATCTAACTTTTCACAGTGAGCGGTATAGGCTGCCTTATGCTAKTGCAGAAGCCTACAAGAGAGAACTGAGGGAACAAYCTTTTCAGGCAGGAATAAAATATCCCATCCCCCCACTTCAGTAGGCTACTCACTCAAGCAAATAACAATTTAAGCCAgccaccactgcaccactcaaaTTTTATACTGATCCAACtgacttttaaaaaaaaaacaccaatacATCTTAAGTGAATAACCAGGYGGGAGGGGGGACGGGGGACAAATCAACAATGACCAAGATGAATACAATTAATTTGCTGAGTTCAGTCATGTATTAATACAATTACATTCTGACTAATTTATCTTCAATCTCATGTGAATGTTTTACAGGctcataataaaacaaaatacctacgttaataaacattgtaactgtaacgggtgtcctcctcctcttcagacgaagaggaggagtagggattggaccaaagtgcagcgtgatatttggacataatgaagtttattaaagtactgacgaaaaccgaaaacacttcaacaaactacaaaataagaaaacgacgtagacagacctgaacatggaacttacataaatgcacgaagaactcacgaacaggaacYgactacatcaaacgaacaaacaaaccgaaacagtcccgtgtggtgcaacatacacagacacagaagacaatcacccacaaacaaacagtgtgaacagccaacctatatatggttctcaatcagaggaaacgtcaaacacctgtccatgattgagaaccatataaggctaattacaagtgacctaaacatagaaacacaaaacatagaatgcccaccccaactcacgccctgaccaactaaacacatacaaaaataacataaaacaggtcaggaacMTGACAGTAACATTGTGAGGAGTGAGGAGAACGTCAAAGAAACTATGATTTGTAGGCTCCTGAATTATGTGAATTTACCTATTGCTGGTGGTGATCTCTCATTCAGTTTGGCATTTAGAAGCTTTCGACTAATGAATACATAGCCACAGGGACAAGACTTGCAAGCAACTGGAATCTAAAAAAGAAACAGGATGAAACATGGTTAATATAAAATATTCCTCCAAACTGAGGCAACTTTGTTGATGAAGTCATCTATTAAGCATAYGSTACATTGCAGAAGCTATATAAACMTTTMTATTTTTTGTTTGCAATAGTTAAACAAGGGCGTAGCCAGTGTTAACCCCCATGATAACTATATTGCCCAACCATTTTGAGATATTAGAGGACTGTCCTTTGTAATTCATGAAAAAGTCCTTAGCGCAATCTAGCTGAAACTCGCACCACATATTTTGGACACGTGCCGACAACAGCGGTGACATTAAAACGTTCTAATGAATAAAGCGTTTTCAAATCGAATGTAGACTAGTAGCCTACATTTCGTCGACACATTATTTGTGAAAACAAATCAATGTATCGATGCAGTTTAGAGAAATGATATCAAGAAACGGTCTAAAAGCTAGATCCAAATGTCACCGTATAAACTACGATTTATTTGTGTAATATGTTAATTTTACAATATATCAAATGTCAGCAATGCAGCTACATTTAAGACATTTCAACGCACGATATTGTTCTAAGGCTATAATAGCCTATGATTTACAAAGTCAGATCGCGATGATTAACCAGTTTCAGTTAGGTTACAGTATTACAGTGTATCAAAAATAAGGAAACGTCGAGCTACATTTGGCGAGCAATAACATTCCGACTCTTTAATCGTATCAACGTGTCATTGAAAGCAATTACTAGCTATAGTTGAGGTACATTGTAACATAGTGTTTGAGATCGAATGCACATACTAATTTAGATGATTAGCCTGATTATTTGCATTAGATTAGACTATGTTGCTCCAGATCTTGAATTCATGGGCTACCATATCGGACTTCAGCAGCCTACAGTGGCTTTAAATCCCATGCCTGTGAGGCAAAACAACATTATCACTAAGTCAAAATATATCAAAATMAACAATATCTATACATTTTCTCACCTGTTGGTCGCACTCAGGGCATGATTTGGTAGCCATTTTTACTTTCTTAGCTTTGTTTACCGACATATTCTGTTTCCTTATCCGATGATTCCTTTGAAAAAAGCCTACTTCAACGCCGTAAAACTTATTTCTGCAATACATGAAGTGCAGCTGATCTTGCTCAGACGGACATAAATGATACAAAAGCAATGACCATGCGCACTGTGGTCAATGAGAGAGAGGATTCATTATGCTTTTCCTTTACTATGACATGGGGCATGCGCACCACTCAGCCTAaaaaacagtaggctacatacagtacactagAAAATGTTCTGCATAATGCTTGCATTTTTATCCTATCCACTGAGCATACGTTAACCTCTCACAGAGTCGGAAACAGTGCTCAGCTGGAACAAATTATTTACATATACACAAGTGACTAGATGACCGGAaagggggcgctgtgttgaagccactgtgTCTCCAttttggcactcccccaccgttgTACAAATATATTGGGAGctatagaaatgtatttattaatgcctacattcgtttttgccacatttattctattacagacaccttaatgcatactttaaaattatattatgtgagctaagcataaaaaatgaacaaatatataaaagcaTGTTCCTTAAAGTATAGTTAGATCATTTAGATGACTAATGTTACtttccccactacaacaacacaaatacttaaatacatgtaattttgtccttgaaacatttccATTCATTTCCCGGTAGGAGGGCTGCTCCTACCggggagtaccaatatggccgaccTGTGGCTTCAATGACCCTCAACGGCCAATACATAGCATGCGCAATcgagggtttatatacatcattgattAGAACGTTCGTGTACTATTTGTTAAACCATATTTAATTACATAAATCAAATGACTATAGCAAACTGAAATTAAATTACTGTGAATGCTAGGCCTACTTGTATTTGATTAGGGCACATATGCACACCTATTGTATTCTATCAAACCCATTTGTTTTCAGTGGTTTATGATTTTATTGATACAATAGACATCCAATGTTTTAGAAKATGTTGTACTTAttgtggtaggcctacattacatGTATTATGTCTCAGTCCATGCTATTAGGATCTATSTGCCTGTATGATGTACATTAAATATAGATAGCAATATAAAAAACATTGTCTGAAAAGCAGAGGCTTAGTGTACATGGCTACCATCCCCCATGCAAGGGAGCACAGGCTGCCAGCAAGTTTGCTCTGTAttatgatcagtgagatacagtGGTAATAATGGCGACTAAGACAAAACATGTTTTCGATTTGAAGTCATTTCTACTGAAGTATCACAGTGTACAGTGACGATGATGAGTTATGGTGTACAAGGTGTACGATTCCAGCATTAATATTGCTTGGAAACAAATGTAGGATTCCTGTGGGATAGGCTATAGCTCAACAGTTTTTTTGTGTGACCAAGCTAAGTAGGCATGACAAAATCTGTCTCCTATATAATTTTCTTCACTTTCCATTTCCTCTTCATCATATTCAGATATTGCAGGAAGCTCTTATGTCAtaggaaataaatacaaattcaactTCACATAGACTTTGAAATAGTCATTGGATCCACTGCTGCCTGAGAGAGAGAATTTCTCCTCTCTTGTTTCACagtttttgagttttgtgtcagACTAGAATTTGTGTATCATGTCCTCACATCTCTGACACACATTCCACTAATTTCCTCACTCTCGCTTCCTTTGTCCTGCAATGGGCATGCTCTGTCCTCCCCCCACAGCTATTTATGCCTTATCAGCCCCTGTCTAATAATATTCATGACAAGAAAGGTGAAGAAACAGTTGTCATTTTACAAGTTACCCCGTCACCCTAGACGTTTGATAACAAAGTAATTCATTGTTAACTACCTATTATTGGACAGATGGTCAAATTAAGTTGATTAAAAAAGCTTTGTAAGTGGTGTTAAAATAGAGTCAGTAATGCCTTTGTTGACATTGATCAGTCTTGCACAGTTCAACCCAATGCCAGCTCAGAGGGCCTTTACAACAAGAACAGTCCTATCATTAGTGCAAGACGAATGTCACTCATTGGTTGAATTTCCAGTGCGCCGTTGCTGAAACCAAACCTGAAACACTTGGAACCAAACCAGAGTTAAATTGTGATTTGTGTACCAAATGGAGGGAATTTATAATAACTCCACGTAATAAAGCATTTctaatggattagtaaatagtttattcatcatttattaatcattacttccacatttgtaaatgttagtaaccTAGWtattcacacatttataaacaacttATAATGATTCATAAGACCATTCATAAGCTGTTTAATATAGGTCCTTTaacatcctgtgttgtgtgcttattaTTTTACCATTYATATGTTCTAGGCTATTTTGAGACCTTAAGGAGAATCCGGTACTGCTGTAATGTCAACCAATGGCATGTCCATCTTTTTTTGTGAGAAATAACACaggtcactcaaaacatttataaagtatttataaactatAAATAGCTCACACTTTAGATGAGGCCACGCAAAATGGCTAATCCATTATACATGCTTTATTATgagttattataaagtgctacCATAAAAGCACTGGCGGATTTACCATTAGCAAGAAGAGGCAAAtgcctcaggcctcacatcatcaaggggcctcatgagctgggcatactaataataaaacaaatattttaataaTTTCGGCCTtcccatctgcggtggaaggtggcagagctacagcgctgtttgtcagaacagaagacatcctgaaaatcggccttctcacgaaaacatctatagcgtctgaacagtttgggctacacacctctatggaaagatgagactctcacgaacatgatggtgttctctgcTTTGCTCTACAAACCCCACAAGTGTCGGCACTTGGTTTCAACCaattgcaaattgaaggaaaattggcgggtgcacagtgcactgttcggaTGCTGGAATGATTTTGAGTGAACGTGCAAAagtaacctactttttgaagtggtTTGAATGTGTTCAtggcacattaaaaggtaatacatgttTACAGTTCAATTACATGTCTTAACTATAAAACCCATAATTGTGCATGCACACATAGGAGCGGGGGTGGGGGCCTCAGATTGGCCTCTGCCCGGGGCCTCCAAATCACTAAGTCAGTCCCTGCCTAAAGGTTTATATAACAGAGCAGCATACAGTCTTTAAGATACTTGAAATTCTTAAAGTTTTATAATGTTCTCTGACAAAATGCCTAGTTGATGTTTCCTGGATTTGAGTTCAGTATACTTAACACGTTATAAATGTCTCACCAGGGTGAACCACCCATGAGTAAACGTTCATAGTAAAATCTTCCAATTTGATCCAGCCCTGAGAAACACTGAGGACAGCAATCTGGCACTGAGAACCAAGAAGTCTGACTGATCAATGAGCCTCCATGCATAGCAAAGGAAACTGTAGTCACTAAACGTGGTCGACGCCTTCAATTGCGTAGGCAACGCCACACACATTTACATAGAAAAAAAGCCTAAACGTCCCTTGTCCGTcacgaatgttgaataaaatcatATTTGAACATACTCTGCCAATTGTCCGTaggaaagtattattattattaaaacacaGGTCTATGTGTGTGGCAATCAAGATGCGTTTGCTCATGACCGAAGGCACGTCCTCAAGACAGAAGTATACTAacaggtgtttacatggttttgCTCATGTGCTAGGTAATATAAATTTCAACTTTAGTACCGGCGCTgggtaaacaatactttcctatggatattttgtctcaaatttcaaACAGCTGAAGAACCAACGGCACAGACAACCGGTGGATTAagttcaaatgaaatgttatttaatATTCTGGTTTGTAAGGAAAATGTCCACGATTTTGCAGTGCTTTGTTTCAGACTGTATACRAACAACTGGTATCAAYGTCGGATTTATTAGGCAAGGAAAACTGCAGTACATGGTTCATATGCAAAGTAGGGATTCATGattcacaagcatttcgctacacccgcaataacatctgctaagcacgtgtatgtgaccaataacattttatttgatttcatgAGAAATGTAGAATTCTTTAACCTTTTCTGCAGTGTATCTGAAAAGTTGACAGTATTATTAGACTATATTATAATGACTgtctaaaacatgtatctttagtTTGAGAATTGTATTTCCGTTATTTGAAGAATTTAATAAATTAATTGAGATGCAAAATTACCTTTATTTGAGGCACTCTTTTACTTCACATTATCTGCTTGTGCATTTTCCAGCCAAAGCCATTCTGTTTTTGACTTAGCCCTGAATCCCCATACCGGTAACTGGATTTCCCCATACCGGttactggactatttacattgaccccccctttaRaaattacctcgactaacctgtaccacccgcacattgattcggtaccggttccccctgtatatagcctcgttattgttatgtaaatgtattgtgttacctTTTGATTGATTCGATTTTTTWAACTTTAGTTTATTMAGTAAGTATTTTATTaacttgaactgcattgttggttaagctcttgtaaataagcatttcaccgtaatgTCTACagctgctgtattcggcgcatgtgacaaatacaatttgatttgattgaatgtgGCCCGAGGTTATTAGGACAGTAAGTACACAGTGCAACCATGTATCCAGTAGATGGCACTATCTGCTTTTTGACCAATCAGCTAACCTCCCATCCCATGCGCTGAGTGTAGTTTGGTTGGATTGATTGAGTAACTAGCCAAGTGAATAAGTGTGGTGCGTTTTATTTGAGAAAAAGTGTGTATGGTCAGTGTAGTATCTTGAATAGACCAACATATAATTGGAGGACACGGGATGTAATCTTTACTTGTCATTTATTAGGYTTTGATTTACACCACTYTCTATCATGAAGACCAATACTCAACTGCTGGCTCATCTATATTGCMCACAGAACGGTTACCAACCTAGGACCGGTGATAGCGCCGCCTGGTTAGATGAGCCAGCATAATTTATCACCATATAACAGTCAGAACAAAACACTTTAGCTTCATTTGATTTAGTGTGCCTGGTACAATTGGCACCAATGGAatggtcccaaaagtgcaaactccaaataaaaaacaaacccaCCTCAAATACTTTTTGACATATATTCACATTTTGACATGACCCAGACCCAGGTTTGGTATCATATTGYCAGGCAGTCCTCACTTTTGATTATAACAATTAATTTAAAGTCAGTGTTGCAGTGGCTGTCCAGTACAGTCTTAGCAGTCCAGTATTGAAGGTGTGGGAAATGGTAATTCAACCTAACTCGGGCAAATTCAAATCTTCAGAACGTTGCATACAGAAWTGTAACCTGATTGGGTGATATTACCACAGACTATCCATAATGttgaccagatactcaagtggcTACTCTYacaattaaaataaatgtcttaaaaaatggaaggcagtRGGGATGAGCCAAGATCAGGTGAGACCATTCTAACCAATGAGAGGGAAGATACGTATCCGAAGAACAGGAATAACTAAGTAGGACACGTGARACCCCGGCAAAAACAAACACTGatataaagtgtttgtttttgccggggtgtcacgtgtcctacttatatctgTACACCCGTAACAACCTAACAATTACGACACAKATTTTCGATTAAATAAGCCTCGCGTCACAATCAAGCCATTCAATTTTTTTGTAGACCAAATTCGACTCTCACTTTGATCTCCAAACTAAAACTCCTCACTTGGTAAGCGAAAAAAAWACAAAAAAcatcgccacctgctggagaagacataTTTCGCGCTCAGTTATCCCTCTAGCATCGCCTCTTTCTCACATACTATCGTTCTTCATTTTCAGCGGTCATTAATTTCTGTGCTTCTTCTAGCTAACCTTCTGAGATCATGCATCGACTTCAGCACTTGGCAAATAGATCATTGATTGCACGTGTTTTTGACCAGTCTCCAGCCCTTGTGCGGACAAAGGCTCGGGAAACCTCATGTTTAGTGCAATCCATACGATTCAAAACACAAGGACCCGTTGAACAGTATGGACAGAAGAGATTCAGTACAGCTGAGGCAACCGTGGTCTTGAGAGAGAATGGCAAGATACGAGAAAAGAGTCTGACCATGGACACCCTCAATCCGCYAGTGAAAGCGGTGGAGTACGCTGTAAGAGGACCCATTGTCACGAAGGCTGGTGACATCGAGAGAGGCTTGCAACAGGTGACAGACAACACATTGCCTATCATTCTAACTAGCGAGGAAAGAAACCAATAGGTGAGCTTGCTACTAGCTCATGCTAACCAGCATTTACGGCAACTAGCAATTTACACAGCCGTAACGTTGGCACCCCCCACCAACAAACTAGCTAAGATTAGTCATGGATATGTGCTCTCATGCTTTATATGATCAACTAAAATAGTGGACGAC
This portion of the Salvelinus sp. IW2-2015 linkage group LG15, ASM291031v2, whole genome shotgun sequence genome encodes:
- the LOC111975155 gene encoding UPF0547 protein C16orf87 homolog isoform X2 encodes the protein MSVNKAKKVKMATKSCPECDQQIPVACKSCPCGYVFISRKLLNAKLNERSPPAIDKLDAKRRRTERIRREKINSPSTNDMENRRRCRSNSQSDQIRRGRGRPKTVGLKKQEEEKEKFEKEVDIYANLSDEKAFVFSVALAEINRKILGQRLIL
- the LOC111975155 gene encoding UPF0547 protein C16orf87 homolog isoform X1, which encodes MYCRNKFYGVEVGFFQRNHRIRKQNMSVNKAKKVKMATKSCPECDQQIPVACKSCPCGYVFISRKLLNAKLNERSPPAIDKLDAKRRRTERIRREKINSPSTNDMENRRRCRSNSQSDQIRRGRGRPKTVGLKKQEEEKV